One Candida dubliniensis CD36 chromosome 1, complete sequence genomic region harbors:
- a CDS encoding transmembrane protein, putative produces MLLLDILSISWQIIQTGTNGNGLGEEYSNGDNDGKKPDPIHSVGPQRVFTTQLVLTLIAGIFSFLLFCMLRFKWPHIYAVRTLRQPRNNSHILRPLPNNLFGWIKVVYKITDEEIIACSGLDTFVYLRFFKMGIKIFLILSISAIFVLSPIRYYFTGNYDKENITTKPNQPPDINYDFPSFYWVYPIFTYVFSIVVFYYLFEFTTTILRTRQKYLASQNSITDRTIKLDGIPKRLLQREKLKKFIEDLGIGKVLDVKLIYNWTPLENLLHKRQELMNNLECIYTSMYKMDIDIYNQREVPAVNPIWSEPLNKPQLNELANKYTQELIELDGEIKNMQGKFDSDLSTIDVKEYREFKQVPSAFITMDSVASAQMAAQTILDPRVYKLIASLAPAPKDIIWENLKLTYFERKIKSYFITLVIVLSYGFIIFLVIPLTSLLDLKTISKFWPALGEFIGQSKWLTTFVTGILPPLLFTLLNFSFPYFYQYLSQLQGYTSNSDVELSTLSKNFFFIFFNLFLIYVAAGTFWDYMSYISDTTKIAVQLATSLRRMALFYVDLILLQGLTMFPVKLLQVSDFFLLNVLGKLFYFKRLILKTPRDYRSYYFTPQIFDFGINLPQHILIFMIILIYSVVSTKIVTCGLIYFILGLFVYKYQLVYNFVHPPHSTGKVWPMIFRRVILGLIIFQLFMCGTLALESAILLSILCTPLIFITMIILWNFEKYYVPLNTFIALRAILNPYDFEKVFDEDDQSFSSTSNGNSNDESDTSAILDDLHLDLDLDLDLENEPIDESSCLLENGGINGHGSNDNINNGSIIKPSRQNDGERTISRRKSTLDEEREEFTDYTYPGLKDPLNGPWVGFTGNFVKMIEYKSLLSQQQALLEEGRNGSSEGEIITSIPTINEQELVINKKLSVSEWE; encoded by the coding sequence ATGTTACTACTAGATATACTATCAATCAGTTGGCAAATTATACAGACTGGTACCAATGGAAACGGTTTGGGAGAAGAATACAGCAATGGTGACAATGATGGGAAGAAACCTGATCCAATTCATTCAGTTGGTCCACAAAGGGTTTTTACAACCCAATTAGTCTTAACTTTGATAGCTGggatattttcatttttattgttttgtatGTTAAGATTTAAATGGCCCCATATATATGCTGTTAGAACATTGAGACAACCACGAAATAATCTGCATATTTTACGACCTTTacctaataatttatttggtTGGATCAAAGTGGTTTATAAAATCactgatgaagaaattattgcTTGTTCAGGGCTAGATACTTTTGTATATTTGAggtttttcaaaatggGGATCAAGatctttttaattttatcaatactGGCAATATTTGTTCTAAGTCCAATACGGTATTATTTCACAGGCAATtatgataaagaaaatataacGACAAAACCAAATCAGCCACCAGATATCAATTATGATTTCCCCAGTTTCTATTGGGTATATCCTATTTTCACTTATgtgttttcaattgttgtgttttattatttgtttgaattcaccaccaccattttAAGAACAAGACAAAAATATCTTGCTTCACAAAATTCCATTACTGATAGGACAATTAAATTGGATGGGATCCCAAAAAGATTGTTGCAACgagaaaaattgaagaaatttattgaagatTTAGGTATTGGGAAAGTGCTTGAtgttaaattaatttataattggaCCCCTTTGGAAAATTTATTACACAAAAGACAAGAATTGATGAATAATTTGGAATGTATCTATACGTCAATGTACAAAATGGACattgatatttataatcaacGTGAAGTTCCAGCAGTCAATCCAATTTGGTCTGAACCATTGAACAAACcacaattgaatgaattagCCAATAAATACActcaagaattaattgaacTTGATggtgaaatcaaaaacatgCAAGGTAAATTTGATAGTGATTTGTCTACCATAGATGTTAAAGAGTACCGTGAATTTAAACAAGTGCCTTCGGCATTTATTACCATGGATTCCGTGGCATCAGCTCAAATGGCAGCTCAAACCATTTTAGATCCTCGTgtatataaattaatagcCAGTTTGGCCCCTGCTCCTAAAGATATTATATGGGAGAATTTGAAGTTGACTTATTTCGAAaggaaaatcaaatcatatTTTATCACCCTTGTAATTGTTTTGAGTTATGGgttcattatatttttagTTATTCCATTGACATCTTTGCTTGACTTGAAGACCATCAGTAAGTTTTGGCCAGCATTAGGGGAATTCATTGGTCAATCTAAATGGTTAACTACATTTGTAACTGGTATCTTGCCCCCATTATTGTTTACACTTTTGAATTTTCTGTTCCcatatttttatcaatatttgtCACAATTACAAGGGTACACATCAAATAGTGACGTTGAGCTATCTACGTTGCTGAaaaacttctttttcatattttttaacttgtttttgatttatgtTGCCGCTGGGACTTTTTGGGATTATATGTCATATATTAGCGATACAACAAAGATTGCCGTGCAATTAGCTACGTCGTTGAGAAGAATGGCATTGTTTTatgttgatttgattttattacaAGGGTTAACTATGTTCCCAGTGAAACTATTACAAGTGAGtgattttttcttattgaaTGTTTTAGggaaattattttattttaaaagattaattttgaaaacacCAAGAGATTATCGTTCTTATTATTTCACTCCacaaatatttgattttggtatCAATTTGCCACAACACATACTTATATTTatgattattttgatatatTCAGTGGTGtcaacaaaaattgttaCTTGCGGGTTAATCTATTTCATCTTGggattatttgtttataaatatcaattggTATACAATTTTGTTCATCCACCTCATTCTACAGGTAAAGTGTGGCCAATGATTTTCCGAAGAGTGATTTTGGGATTAattattttccaattgtttatgTGTGGAACATTAGCTTTAGAAAGTGCCATATTGTTGTCGATTTTATGTACACcattaatatttattaccATGATTATTTTATggaattttgaaaaatattatgTCCCATTGAATACATTTATTGCTTTACGAGCTATTTTGAATCCatatgattttgaaaaagttttCGATGAAGATGATCAACTGTTTAGTAGCACTAGCAATGGCAACAGTAATGATGAATCCGATACGTCAGCTATATTAGATGATTTACATTTAGATTTagatttggatttggatttggaaaatgaaccaattgatgaatCGTCGTGTTTGTTAGAGAATGGCGGTATTAATGGTCATGGCTCTAATGATAACATTAATAACGGGTCTATAATTAAACCTAGTAGACAGAATGATGGTGAACGAACTATTTCTAGAAGAAAATCAACTTTGGATGAAGAACGTGAAGAGTTTACTGATTATACATATCCAGGATTGAAAGACCCATTGAATGGTCCTTGGGTTGGATTTACTGGCAATTTTGTCAAAAtgattgaatataaatcattGCTTCTGCAACAACAAGCACTCTTAGAGGAAGGTCGAAATGGAAGTAGTGAAGGTGAAATTATCACTAGCATCCCTACTATTaatgaacaagaattggttattaataaaaaattgtcaGTTAGTGAATGGGAATGA